From one Lycium barbarum isolate Lr01 chromosome 6, ASM1917538v2, whole genome shotgun sequence genomic stretch:
- the LOC132600479 gene encoding superoxide dismutase [Cu-Zn], chloroplastic, giving the protein MATHTILTTTSTTNSLLFPLSAPSLYSSFHGVSLNVKSNSCQSLTLYAVNSPKPLTVFAATKKAVALLKGNSNVEGVVTLSQDDDGPTTVKVRLTGLTPGLHGFHLHEYGDTTNGCMSTGAHFNPNKLTHGAPGDEIRHAGDLGNIVANADGVAEATLVDNQIPLSGPNSVVGRALVVHELEDDLGKGGHELSLTSGNAGGRLACGVVGLTPI; this is encoded by the exons ATGGCCACCCACACAATCTTGACAACTACAAGTACTACCAATTCTTTATTATTTCCACTTTCTGCCCCTTCACTTTACTCTTCTTTCCATGGTGTTTCTCTCAATGTCAAGTCAAATTCTTGCCAATCTTTGACCCTTTATGCTGTCAATTCTCCCAAACCCCTCACTGTTTTTGCTGCTACTAAGAAGGCTGTTGCGCTCCTTAAGGGAAATTCTAATGTTGAAGGAGTTGTCACTCTATCCCAAGATGATGATG GTCCAACCACTGTTAAAGTTCGTTTAACTGGACTTACTCCTGGACTTCATGGGTTTCATTTA CATGAATATGGTGATACTACAAACGGGTGTATGTCTACAG GAGCCCATTTCAATCCTAATAAATTGACACATGGAGCTCCTGGAGATGAAATCCGTCATGCGGGTGACCTGGGAAACATAGTGGCCAATGCCGATG GTGTGGCCGAAGCAACACTTGTAGATAATCAG ATACCATTGTCTGGTCCAAACTCCGTTGTTGGAAGAGCACTTGTAGTTCACGAGCTTGAGGATGACCTTGGAAAGG GTGGCCATGAACTCAGCCTTACCTCTGGCAATGCTGGTGGACGATTGGCATGTG GTGTGGTTGGTTTGACTCCAATCTGA